AAGACTATCGCAATTTATCTGTATAAACCGGGATAGTCTGGTATTTTCTGTTTGGAAGTTATACGGAAACGGGTTTATGCTGCGGGAGCAAGTATAAAATCGGATGGCTGTTTGACTAACAAAAGAAAAGCCCTCTGTAAATAAAGAGATTGATCGCTTTATGGCAGATTTTGTCGGATTGCTGAAAAAAACCATTGATGCGCAAAAAAATGCGACGCCGGAATTGCGCGCCCGCATTTATCTGCGCACCCGTCAGACAGTGGAAAAAAAACTGTTTGAGAGCAAGGTTGCGCCGGAAGTTGCTGAAATGCAACGCAGGATTATTGAAAAAGCGATTCGTGAAGTTGAGGCTTTTTATCTTCTTGCTGAAACGCAGGCAAAGCAACAGATGTTGCAGATGGCGCTCGCTGATCAGGGCGATGCCGGAGGGGTGGCGCCCCCGGCACAGGATGTGACGGCGTTTTTGCAGGCGCAGGAAGACAACAGGATGCAAGCGGCAATTCCTGCCGTGCCCGCGACGGGTGCTCCCGCAGGGCGTGTTGATAAGAAAGCCGGTCTTCCACCCCTTGCGATTGAGGAAAAAAGGCTTGCCGTTGAGAGCCCGAACGGTGATTTTGATCTGGTTTCGGATATTTTCGGTCAGGCGGCCAAACGTGAGCAGCAGCGTTCGGGCAATAAGCGTCTTGCGCGGGCCGGTGCCATTATTGCGGTGATTGCCGTTATCAGTCTGGTCTCTGTCTGGTTTCTGACCGGCTTTCTGCAGCAAGTGGAAGAGACGCAACCGGTAGCGCTTGAAGACAGCCGTGATATTCCGCTACCGCCTGAAGGGGCTGTTGAGGTGCCGGAAGAAAAAATGACGCAGCGCCTGTTGCCTGACGGGCGTGAAGTCGACCCCGGTGTGGCAGACGGCGCGGATGGGCCGGTTGCGTCTATTGACGGAAATGCAAATCAGGCCACTGCTGCTGCAATTGTGCCGGTGGCAGAAGCGCTGTTTTATGAAGGGCGGACAGAAACAGAATCTGAAACATCGCAAACCGGCAAGGTGGAATGGTCGATTCTGAATAGTGTTTCAGAAGAGGGCGAGCCGGACATGGCGATCCGTGGTGAAGTGCAAATTCCTGACAGGGATATGAAATTGCTGATCACGATTCGCCGCAATACAGATGTTTCCATGCCGGCGGCGGTTTTGGCTGAACTGGTCTTTGTCGTGCCGGATGATTTTGACGGGGGAGCTGTCGATCAGATCGGGCAGTTGATGTTTAAACCGGCGGAGCAATCGCGTCAGCAGGATTTGCAGGGAACTGTGATGCCACATCGCCTCAATGAAAACTTCTTTCTTGTTACCATCAATGCCCCACGCCCGATGATGGAATATAATCTCAACATCATGCGTCAGTTGCAATGGCTCAAGCTTTATGTTCAGTATAGCAGTGGCCGCTATGGCGAGTTCTCCCTTGCCAAGGGTGAAGGCGGCGATGCAATTTTTAAACAGGTGATCGACAGCTGGCGGGCAAAGGGATATATTTATAATGCCCGTGCGCCGGAAGCACCTGTTGTTGCCAATGAGGTTACAGAGGACGGGATCACAGAAGACGGGCAATAAGTAAATTTGTCTTTAACGGAGTCATGCTTGCCATGAGATAGCGGCATGGCCGGATTTTTCCGGGATATTGTTTTATTCAGCAATAATTTTAACACGATCGCCGGCAGAAAGTGTTGCGCTGGCCGGCAGCCCATTGATAATGCGGAACAGGTCTACCTTGTTTGCTGTGCCTTGCATTCTTTGCGCAAGGCTGCCGATTGTATCTCCGGCCTTGACTGTTACCACACGAATGCGCAGCGGTTTCAGAGCGGCCACTTCTTTGGCGGACAGGGCGCGGAAGCTTTGGGTAGCGGCATGTGAAACCGCTGTCAGCGCATTGCCGCCTTTTGGTGCGGCGGTCAAGAAACGATAAGCACGGTTTTTATGGATGATGACGCAGATATCAAAAACCCATCTGCCGTTTTCTGCTTTGGCGCTTGCTGCCGGCAGGCCGTTGATCTGCAAAGGCATGGTGGTGCCTTCCTGCAGGCCGGAAACCCAGCCGCTTTCAATATAATCCGGCGGTGTCATCGTTTCAGCAAGGGCGACGCTGTCAAAACGAATCGCCATATTGTCGGGACCGGTGGCGATAACCGCTTTGGCTGAATTATCCAGCAGAAAACCGCCCGGCACGGAAAACGCGATCGCCAGTCTGGGATGGATGAAAGTCTGGCCGCGGATGTAACCTTCATCCGGGGTATCACCGTAAATCAGACCGTTAATGCCATCAAGAAACCGGTTGCGGTCGGTTGAGCCGACAGCCGGAGCGCCGACCTTACGTGCCTGTGTTATCGCCAGCTGGATACGTCGTGGCGTTGCCGGGTGAGAAGCCAGAAAATCCAGTGCTTCATTGGTTGCGCCCGAGATATTGCGATAACGTGACCAGGCTTCCATCGCTTCCAGAAAACGCGGCGACGCAAAAGGATCATAGCCGGCGTCGCCAATCATCTTGATGCCGATCTGGTCGGCCTGCAATTCCTGATTGCGGGAAAAGCGGGCAAGGTTGAGCTTGCCGCGCATGGTTGTCTGCTGTTCTATCGTTTTGCTGGACAAGACTTCGCTGACAACCCGGTTGGCAAGGGCGACTTCTGCTTCCTTCTGCTGGCGCTGCAGGCCATGATTGGCGGTGACATGCGCCATTTCATGGGCAATCACCGCGGCAACTTCTGCCGAATCATCCGCCAGCGCCAGCAGGCCGCGGGTAACGTAGATATAGCCGCCGGGCAGCGCAAAAGCGTTGATATTGGGCGAATTCAGGATCGTAATGCGGTAGGTCTGGTTCGGATTGTCGGATGTCGCTGTCAGCTTGCCGACAATACGGGCAACCATGCGTTCCAGCTGCGCATCATGATATTCACCGCCATAGGTGGCCAGAATGCGCGGATGCTGGGAGGCGCCAAGCTGGCTCATCTGGTTGTCGCGGGCCACCAGATCAACTGTCTGCGGTGCGTCTGACGGTGTCAACCCGCCAATATCGACAATGCTGCACCCGGCAAGTGTTGTCAGGGATACGGTGCCAAGCAACAAAATCCGCCGGACAGTGCCGGAATATTTCTGCCTGTTCACATTTGTCTGTTTTGCCGGCACTCTTATGCGCATTGTTCTACCTGATTTATAACCTGTATTGCTTATAACCGGCGAATCAGCAACAGTCACGAGCAGGACATCCACTATTTGAAGCAAACAGAAAAAATTGGTAGTTTTTTTGTCTGCTTTTTCGCAGTTTGCCTGATAAAATTTGTTTATGATACATTTGTGGGCATTAAACCTTGAACCAGAATGATGACAATGACGACCTATACAATTCTGCTTGGCGGCGATCTGGTGCCAACCCTGCGTCTGAAGGCGCAAATCGCTGATACGCCGGTCATTGCCGCGGATGGCGGTATGCGCCATGCGGCGCGACTGGGGCTTGAGCCTTTGTTATGGGTGGGGGATTTTGATTCGGCAGATGCTCAGGATATAGCGGCCTACGCCCGTGTGCCGCGCCTGGTCTTTAAACCTGGGAAAGACAAGACTGACGGTGAAATCGCCGTGCAGGAAGCGTGCAAACGAGGGGCCAAGCGGCTGGTTCTGTGTGGCGCATTGGGCGGTGGGCGAACTGACCATGCTCTTTTGCATATGACGCTGGCGGCGGTTCTGCTGGAAAAAAAGATTCCTGTTTTACTGACAGGTGGCAAGGAAGAAGGCTGGCCGCTGGTTGCCGGTTCTTATGAATTTGATTTTCCGCAAGGCAGCCTGTTCAGTATTGTGGCTTTTTCAGCTATGGAAGGATTGCGTATCCATGGTGCGCGCTGGACGCTGGACCATACAACATTGGCGTTTGGTTCTTCCCTGACATTGTCCAATGAAGTCACAGGCAGGCTTTCTGTTTCTCTTGAACAGGGGCGGGGGATTCTGCTGGTGCAGCCTGTAGTATAAACTTCTTTTTTCTGAAGCTGGACCACTTGTTGTATCCGCCTTATATGAGGCTATGGAGGTATGGCAGGTTTTTCGCTGAAGCCGCTCGCCTTTTAAAAACGTATAATATCCGAAACACAGAAAGGATTGATGATGATGAAACGTATATGTGTTATTGCTGCCGTTGCGGTTATGGGTCTGACGACAGTTGCCTGTACGCAGCAGGAACAGCGCACCGCGGGCTATGGCGTTGGCGGGGCGGCTCTTGGCGCGCTGGCTGGCAGCGCAATCAGTGGCAACAAGGGCCATGGCGCTTTGGCCGGTGCAGCCATTGGTGCTGCTGCCGGTACAGTCGTCGGTGTTGCCCAGACACGCAATGGTGTGAAATATTGCAACTACCGTGACAGACAGGGGCGTATGTATCAGGCCCCTTGTAACTGATAGCAGAGACAGATGTTGTTTTTATGAGGCAAACAGTCTGAACAGCTGTTTGCCTCATTTTATTTTACCGTGTCTGATTGATAAAATTGTGTCTGCTTGCTTCTCTTGTTTTCAGCCGCATTTCAGACTGCCGGTTTTGCCCTAACCATTGTTGATGGTGATGGCGGAAGCAACCCGGGTCCCTGTCGAATCATTATTGATCAGCATATCAATGCGGTCGCGCTCTTGCTTGAAAGCTTCCAGGTCCTTGCCTTTAAGAGCTTTGCTGTCCGGCAGGCGAATGCGCATGGGATCAACCTTTGTGCCGTTGACGATGACTTCAAAGTGGCAGTGCGGGCCGGTAGACAGTCCGGTTGAACCGACATAGCCGATCACCTGTCCCTGCTGTACGGTTGCGCCCTCTGTAATTCCCCGGGCAAAACCGCTCTGGTGCGAATAGCTGCTGACATAACCATTGGCATGGCGAATCTCTGTGTGATTACCATAGCCGCTGCTCCATCCCGCTTTGATGACCTTGCCGTCACCGGCGGCGATAATGGGGGTGCCGCGCGGCGCCGCCCAGTCAACACCGCTATGCATACGGACATAGCCCAGAATCGGATGCCGTCTGGCGCCAAAGGATGAACGGAAGACACCGTTCGGTACCGGTTTGCGCAGCAGGAACGGTTTGGCGCTGCGGCCGTCAGGATTATAATAATCGACCATACCGTCTTCAGACTGGAAGCGATAGTAGCGCCGTTCCTTGCCGGCGAATCTGGCGCTGATATAATATATGTCCCGTCTGGCGTCTTTATCATTCTCTTTTGCTGCCGGATAAAAAACCTGCAAGGAATCATTGGCAGAAATATGCGCTTTCATATCAATATCCTGCGCCAGAACACGAATCAGCTGCCGGGTTGTGCTCTGTGCCATATTATAAGCAAGCGCGGATTGAAAAATCGCGTCATACGCTGTTGGCAGGTTATTGTTATCGACACGTATAACCGGAGTGGTGCCTTCCAGCGCCACCTTCAGGAACTGTGACATTTCCGGTTCGGCACTTTTGTTATAGGCGTTATGGTCGTTCAGGGCTATGCTGAAAATATGTTTGCGGTCTTTATAAATACTGGCGCGGACGATATATTCCTCGTTGAAGCGGTTGGCTTCAATGCCGAGCCGTAAAACACTGCCTGCTTCCAGCGCGGTGATTTTGCCCAGACTGTTGAATGTCCGGGCAACCTGCTTTGCATCATCACTGCTGTAATTGGCGCGTTGCAATGCGCTGAGAATCGATTCGCCACGCGGGAAGGCAATAATATCTTCCGAATAGCTTTTGGTGGCGTCAGATTTTCTGTAGCCGGTCAGAATACTGACATTTTCCTGAACGATTTTTACATCCAGTGTATCCGAGAATCTGAAAGACGGATGATAAATACCTGCCTGAAGAGGCTCAATATAATGCAGGGTGGCGATTTGCGCTTCACCCTCCTGCAAATGGCCGCTGGCTGACAGCACGGCCTGCATGATTTCTTCCATCTGCAGAGTATCAGAATTGTCAAAAGCAATCGCTGCCGGAAAATCTGAAATCTGCAATGTAAGTTGTGTATTGCCTGCCTCATTCTGATTCGATACGCTGCTTTGTACAGGCATATCTTTTTGTGCATCGGCAAACAGGCTGACTGCATTGAATGCCGGATAATCAAAATCCTGCTCATGCTGTTCAGCAAGTGTCATATCAACAAGTTCAAAAGTCTGACTGCGGATAATTTCCTTGCCGTCTACCTGCTGCACGGTTGAAAGCTCAAGTTTGCGTTTGTCATCAAAGGCCTTGCGCGGGCGGGTCATGACCAGCCGGTCATTGGCGCTGTTGGCAGCAGCAAAAACCTGTGCCGGAATTTCATTCTGCTTTAACAATTGTGGCGGGGTTGCCAATTGCTCACGTCCGTCCAGTGCGGCAAACAAAGCGATTCCCATCAGGGTACATGAAGTCACGCCAGTTAAAACTGTGCCGGCAAGCCAGCATGTCGAAACCTGACGGCGATCCGGCGGGCGCATGTTCTGCACAATAATGGCAGGCTCACTGCCGGTCTTGATCATAGAGCCTTTGTGTTTCATCATTCATCAGCCTGCATTGTTATAATGATACAGGCAAACCGGCTGCCCGTAATTAAAGACACGATATCATCTTCTCGGAATGTGCATCTCACCTGCAGGAACATTCAATGACAAAATTGCCCGTTTGTCAAATAGGCAAAAGCATACTTCTATATATAATCCAGATTAGGGCTTGTTTATGGCAATGGTGGCAGAAGATGTTGATGACTGAAAATATCGGCCTCACAGAGTGAACTTTCCCGTATTTGCAGGGGATCTGAAACCGGTGGAAAATTTTTGTCATTTTTTTTATAAATTTTATGCTTTGAGGTGTTGACAATGTCGCTGTTTGGGTTTTATAAAGCGTTCATCGAGAGGGCAGTTGCTCTGCTGGAGACAGCGAGTTGCACCCTTGAGTTTAGAGAAGACTTTAGCAGCTTGATTGTTGTTTTTTTTGTGAGATTTTGGCTTTTTGCTTTTGTCTTGGTGGTCTTTTTTTTGACGGTTTTTTGACTGTCTGTTCTTTGAGAATTGAATAAGGAAAGAAAGAGAAACGTGGGCGGCATTGTTCGCAGATATCTTGCAAGAGATATCGCTTAATAGAACTATGGCGGACACGTTTCGAGAGAAGATGTTTTATCTGATCTGGCATTTATATGTTGGATTGGTGTGTAAATATGTTCTCGTCAATTCGAAAGCGTGACCTAGTTTTGGTCCACTTGTATTTGATATGAGTGGATGGACCAAATTAAAAGCCACATCAAATTTTCAACTTGAGAGTTTGATCCTGGCTCAGAACGAACGCTGGCGGCAAGCTTAACACATGCAAGTCGAGCGCGTAGCAATACGAGCGGCAGACGGGTGAGTAACGCGTGGGAATCTACCTGGAACTACGGAATAACATAGAGAAATTTGTGCTAATACCGTATACCCCCGCAAGGGGAAAGATTTATCGGTTTCAGATGAGCCCGCGTTGGATTAGCTAGTTGGTAGGGTAACGGCCTACCAAGGCGACGATCCATAGCTGGTCTGAGAGGATGATCAGCCACACTGGGACTGAGACACGGCCCAGACTCCTACGGGAGGCAGCAGTGGGGAATATTGGACAATGGGGGCAACCCTGATCCAGCTATGCCGCGTGAGTGATGAAGGCCTTAGGGTTGTAAAGCTCTTTCACCGGTGAAGATAATGACGGTAACCGGAGAAGAAGCCCCGGCTAACTTCGTGCCAGCAGCCGCGGTAATACGAAGGGGGCTAGCGTTGTTCGGATTTACTGGGCGTAAAGCGCACGTAGGCGGATATTTAAGTCAGAGGTGAAATCCCGGGGCTCAACCCTGGAACTGCCTTTGATACTGGGTATCTAGAGTACAGAAGAGGTAAGTGGAATTCCGAGTGTAGAGGTGAAATTCGTAGATATTCGGAGGAACACCAGTGGCGAAGGCGGCTTACTGGTCTGTTACTGACGCTGAGGTGCGAAAGCGTGGGGAGCAAACAGGATTAGATACCCTGGTAGTCCACGCTGTAAACGATGGAAGCCAGCCGTCGGCAAGTTTACTTGTCGGTGGCGCAGCTAACGCATTAAGCTTCCCGCCTGGGGAGTACGGTCGCAAGATTAAAACTCAAAGGAATTGACGGGGGCCCGCACAAGCGGTGGAGCATGTGGTTTAATTCGAAGCAACGCGCAGAACCTTACCAGCCCTTGACATCCCGATTATGGTTAGTGGAGACACTTTCCTTCAGCTAGGCTGGGTCGGAGACAGGTGCTGCATGGCTGTCGTCAGCTCGTGTCGTGAGATGTTGGGTTAAGTCCCGCAACGAGCGCAACCCTCGCCCTTAGTTGCCAGCATTGAGTTGGGCACTCTAAGGGGACTGCCGGTGATAAGCCGGAGGAAGGTGGGGATGACGTCAAGTCCTCATGGCCCTTACGGGCTGGGCTACACACGTGCTACAATGGTGGTGACAGTGGGCAGCGAGACCGCGAGGTCGAGCTAATCTCCAAAAGCCATCTCAGTTCGGATTGCACTCTGCAACTCGAGTGCATGAAGTTGGAATCGCTAGTAATCGTGGATCAGCATGCCACGGTGAATACGTTC
This is a stretch of genomic DNA from Candidatus Tokpelaia hoelldoblerii. It encodes these proteins:
- a CDS encoding Hypothetical protein (bhsal02920), which codes for MADFVGLLKKTIDAQKNATPELRARIYLRTRQTVEKKLFESKVAPEVAEMQRRIIEKAIREVEAFYLLAETQAKQQMLQMALADQGDAGGVAPPAQDVTAFLQAQEDNRMQAAIPAVPATGAPAGRVDKKAGLPPLAIEEKRLAVESPNGDFDLVSDIFGQAAKREQQRSGNKRLARAGAIIAVIAVISLVSVWFLTGFLQQVEETQPVALEDSRDIPLPPEGAVEVPEEKMTQRLLPDGREVDPGVADGADGPVASIDGNANQATAAAIVPVAEALFYEGRTETESETSQTGKVEWSILNSVSEEGEPDMAIRGEVQIPDRDMKLLITIRRNTDVSMPAAVLAELVFVVPDDFDGGAVDQIGQLMFKPAEQSRQQDLQGTVMPHRLNENFFLVTINAPRPMMEYNLNIMRQLQWLKLYVQYSSGRYGEFSLAKGEGGDAIFKQVIDSWRAKGYIYNARAPEAPVVANEVTEDGITEDGQ
- a CDS encoding Hypothetical protein (bhsal02950), encoding MKRICVIAAVAVMGLTTVACTQQEQRTAGYGVGGAALGALAGSAISGNKGHGALAGAAIGAAAGTVVGVAQTRNGVKYCNYRDRQGRMYQAPCN
- the thiN gene encoding Thiamine pyrophosphokinase (bhsal02940) encodes the protein MTMTTYTILLGGDLVPTLRLKAQIADTPVIAADGGMRHAARLGLEPLLWVGDFDSADAQDIAAYARVPRLVFKPGKDKTDGEIAVQEACKRGAKRLVLCGALGGGRTDHALLHMTLAAVLLEKKIPVLLTGGKEEGWPLVAGSYEFDFPQGSLFSIVAFSAMEGLRIHGARWTLDHTTLAFGSSLTLSNEVTGRLSVSLEQGRGILLVQPVV
- a CDS encoding Hypothetical protein (bhsal02960), whose amino-acid sequence is MKHKGSMIKTGSEPAIIVQNMRPPDRRQVSTCWLAGTVLTGVTSCTLMGIALFAALDGREQLATPPQLLKQNEIPAQVFAAANSANDRLVMTRPRKAFDDKRKLELSTVQQVDGKEIIRSQTFELVDMTLAEQHEQDFDYPAFNAVSLFADAQKDMPVQSSVSNQNEAGNTQLTLQISDFPAAIAFDNSDTLQMEEIMQAVLSASGHLQEGEAQIATLHYIEPLQAGIYHPSFRFSDTLDVKIVQENVSILTGYRKSDATKSYSEDIIAFPRGESILSALQRANYSSDDAKQVARTFNSLGKITALEAGSVLRLGIEANRFNEEYIVRASIYKDRKHIFSIALNDHNAYNKSAEPEMSQFLKVALEGTTPVIRVDNNNLPTAYDAIFQSALAYNMAQSTTRQLIRVLAQDIDMKAHISANDSLQVFYPAAKENDKDARRDIYYISARFAGKERRYYRFQSEDGMVDYYNPDGRSAKPFLLRKPVPNGVFRSSFGARRHPILGYVRMHSGVDWAAPRGTPIIAAGDGKVIKAGWSSGYGNHTEIRHANGYVSSYSHQSGFARGITEGATVQQGQVIGYVGSTGLSTGPHCHFEVIVNGTKVDPMRIRLPDSKALKGKDLEAFKQERDRIDMLINNDSTGTRVASAITINNG
- a CDS encoding Hypothetical protein (bhsal02970); protein product: MSLFGFYKAFIERAVALLETASCTLEFREDFSSLIVVFFVRFWLFAFVLVVFFLTVF
- a CDS encoding Hypothetical protein (bhsal02930); this encodes MRIRVPAKQTNVNRQKYSGTVRRILLLGTVSLTTLAGCSIVDIGGLTPSDAPQTVDLVARDNQMSQLGASQHPRILATYGGEYHDAQLERMVARIVGKLTATSDNPNQTYRITILNSPNINAFALPGGYIYVTRGLLALADDSAEVAAVIAHEMAHVTANHGLQRQQKEAEVALANRVVSEVLSSKTIEQQTTMRGKLNLARFSRNQELQADQIGIKMIGDAGYDPFASPRFLEAMEAWSRYRNISGATNEALDFLASHPATPRRIQLAITQARKVGAPAVGSTDRNRFLDGINGLIYGDTPDEGYIRGQTFIHPRLAIAFSVPGGFLLDNSAKAVIATGPDNMAIRFDSVALAETMTPPDYIESGWVSGLQEGTTMPLQINGLPAASAKAENGRWVFDICVIIHKNRAYRFLTAAPKGGNALTAVSHAATQSFRALSAKEVAALKPLRIRVVTVKAGDTIGSLAQRMQGTANKVDLFRIINGLPASATLSAGDRVKIIAE